TTTGCGAAAACCCCGATATTGATTTTTGAAAAATTCGCTCGGCCGGGGCGGGAAACGAAGAATATACTAATTGGCTGCGGGGCTAGGATTCGAACCTAGATTACCAGGGCCAGAACCTGGCGTCCTACCATTAGACGACCCCGCAATAACTATATTTTAAGGTACTTTCCGGGATTGAAGCTGGAGAGATAGGTTCTTTACCAGGGCGCAATAACTATATTTTAAGGTACTTTCCAAGGCTTATTAATGACGTTAAAGTGGAAATAATAATTGATACTAACAAATTTATTGAAATTATCAAAAATATATTATCAATAAAATAATCCATTAAACTAAACCCAGACAATATACTCTTTAAACTATCATTAAAGATAAACAATAATACCGAAATTATACTCAAAGTTATTAAAGTTGATATGATCACTGCGAAAACTGCCTGGGCTATAAATGCGCTTCTTATAAACCAGTTTGATGCTCCTATTAACCTCATTACTTCTATTTCTTCTTTTGCCGTTGCGATTGAAAGTTTTACCTGATTTATAGTTACCAATATAGCAATAATTATAAAAATGGCAATAAAAGATATGAACCCAATATTTATTTTTTCTGAAAACGATGAAATTTTTTCTATAACAGGTTTTTTAGCAGTAAAGTCAATTTCGTCAATTTTGTCTTTCAAATCTTCTATGTTTTCTATTTGTAAAACTATGTCAGCGTAAGACTCTAAATTGTCTGCTTTTATATTAAAAACTGATTTGAAAGGGTTTTCACCAACTTCTTTTAGTGCTTCTTGCACAACTTCATCTGACGAATGCTTCTCTAAAAATTTTTCCAAAACCTCTTCTTTGGATATATAATCAACTTTTCTTATACCTTGTATCGCCAAAATGTTTTCTTTAATTTTCTCAACATCTTCTGGTAAAATTTCCTGCTTAACATATATACTTATATCAACCCTGTCTTTAATAATTTCTATTATGTGTTTATTTACTCCTTGGAATAAAAATAAAGAAGTCAACAGAAACAAAACTATTGAAAAAATAAAAATATTTGCACTTGCTATTGCTTTTTGTCTTTTAAATGTTTTTATGCCCCACCTTGCACCTTTTAAAAAATATTTCATATTTTTATAATATAAATTTACCTTCTTTGCTGTCTAAAACTAATTTTCCAAAATCTAAACTTAAAATTCTTTTTTTATCGTTTGCGTATTCTAATACTTCTCTGTTGTGAGTTGCAAATAAAATTGTTGTTCCAAGAGAATTTACTTTTTTCAAAATATTCACTACCA
This region of bacterium HR34 genomic DNA includes:
- the ftsX gene encoding Cell division protein FtsX; protein product: MKYFLKGARWGIKTFKRQKAIASANIFIFSIVLFLLTSLFLFQGVNKHIIEIIKDRVDISIYVKQEILPEDVEKIKENILAIQGIRKVDYISKEEVLEKFLEKHSSDEVVQEALKEVGENPFKSVFNIKADNLESYADIVLQIENIEDLKDKIDEIDFTAKKPVIEKISSFSEKINIGFISFIAIFIIIAILVTINQVKLSIATAKEEIEVMRLIGASNWFIRSAFIAQAVFAVIISTLITLSIISVLLFIFNDSLKSILSGFSLMDYFIDNIFLIISINLLVSIIISTLTSLISLGKYLKI